The genomic segment AGAATGTGCCTTTTAAGTATCACTCTAAATAACTGACTGGCTTGTCCCTGTCTCAGGGCTCTGCGGCCTCCAGGGTGGTTGCCTCAGTGGCATTGTGGAGTGAGGGTGAACTCCAACCAGAAGTTGGTTGGATTTATCAGTGCCATTCCAGCCACAATCCGAATCTATGAAATGTGAGTCAACGTAGTAATATGGAGTGGATTGTAGAGTGCCAAGTTCATTTAATGGCTGAAACATCTGGAAACATAAGCATCTGTATGTGATAATAAAAAATCATGATTttcttcatgatttttttttttttttttttttttttagagaaaagaACATGGTTGAGATCAATTTCCTCTGCGTCCATAAGAAGCTCCGTGCCAAGCGAGTTGCTCCAGTGCTGATCAGAGAGATCACCAGACGGGTCAACCTGCAGGGCATCTTCCAAGCGGTGTACACTGCCGGTGTGGTGCTGCCCAAACCTGTGGGCACCTGCAGGTTTGTCCAACAAAGAGGTGATctacctttttcttcttttacggCCTTACATTTACAGGATTGTGCTTCACTCTTGCAGGTACTGGCATCGCTCTTTGAACCCACGGAAACTAATCGAAGTAAAGTTTTCCCACCTGAGCAGGAACATGACTATGCAGCGCACCATGAAGCTGTACCGCTTGCCTGAGGTTGGTGGAAAGCATAAATTTGCCATCATATAAAAAGATAACCTTgtctttcatcatgtttttaaCTTCCTCCTCTTTGTCTTCTCTCCTTTAGGCCCCAAAGACTACTGGTCTTCGTCCAATGACCAAGAAGGACATACCGGTGGTGAATAACCTCCTCCGTGAGTACCTGAGCCAGTTCAACCTCGTGCCTGTCATGAACCAGGAGGAGGTGGCACACTGGTTGCTCCCTCAAGAGAACATTATCGACACTTACCTGGTGGAGGTAAAGGTTTCCCCGGACAAAATTTCAGCCCAGACTAAATACTTTGTTCAAACTATCCTTGCATAGATGGATTGAGATGGTGGTGTTGTTCTCTGACAGAACGATGGAAAAGTGACGGATTTCCTGAGTTTCTACACACTGCCCTCTACCATTATGAATCACCCCGTGCACCACAGTCTAAAAGCAGCATACTCCTTCTACAACGTGCACACTACCACCCCCCTGCTTGACCTGATGTCTGATGCCCTCATTCTGGCAAAATCGGTCTGTTTTCAACCTTTTTAAACACACGATTTCTGAAAgtgctcatacacacacacacacacacacacacacacacacacacacacacacacagggaacttatgttttttttcttatttgtctcTACAGAAAGGCTTTGATGTCTTTAATGCACTGGATCTAATGGAAAACAAGACTTTCTTGGAAAAGCTGAAGTTTGGCATCGGTGATGGGAACCTACAGTATTATCTGTACAATTGGAAGTGTCCCAGCATGGGGTCAGAAAAGGTACATTTCTAGgatcacttttttaaaaatattttctcttgcttttcaAAAGCAGTAAATATTAGTTATAAAAAGCTTCTGTGCCCATTTTTTCAGTTGCTATCAATGGGAACATGAGCTACTCCTACTTTTTTTAACTGAACTTTTTAATAACTGAATAATTATCTGCTACAAATGAGcaaagatatatttaaaaattggtTCATTTATAACAACAGTTATTGTGTACTTATAGAAAGTACATTGTAataatttgtaataaaaaaaaaaataaataaataaaaaaaaagaaagtacattgtaatatatagacaaaaaaaa from the Melanotaenia boesemani isolate fMelBoe1 chromosome 2, fMelBoe1.pri, whole genome shotgun sequence genome contains:
- the LOC121656783 gene encoding glycylpeptide N-tetradecanoyltransferase 1-like — translated: MADENETAPMPGKEDVEDHGHCSDCENEEHHFDDGDRGLGDDTGAKKKKKKQKKKKKSGATEAAQDPLAKVNSLPADKLQEIQKAIELFSVGQGPAKTMEEASRRSYQFWDTQPVPKLGETVTSHGCIEPDKDQIREEPYSLPQGFSWDTLDLGNSAVLKELYTLLNENYVEDDDNMFRFDYSPEFLLWALRPPGWLPQWHCGVRVNSNQKLVGFISAIPATIRIYEIEKNMVEINFLCVHKKLRAKRVAPVLIREITRRVNLQGIFQAVYTAGVVLPKPVGTCRYWHRSLNPRKLIEVKFSHLSRNMTMQRTMKLYRLPEAPKTTGLRPMTKKDIPVVNNLLREYLSQFNLVPVMNQEEVAHWLLPQENIIDTYLVENDGKVTDFLSFYTLPSTIMNHPVHHSLKAAYSFYNVHTTTPLLDLMSDALILAKSKGFDVFNALDLMENKTFLEKLKFGIGDGNLQYYLYNWKCPSMGSEKVGLVLQ